DNA sequence from the Ramlibacter agri genome:
ACGGGCGCGGGGCCGCCGCCCGGCGGCAGGTAGACGTCGGTGGCAAGGCACACGCCGTCGCGCATGGCCACCATGAAGGTCGAAGACATCGCGCTCACTCCAGCTTCAGGTTGCGTTCCTTGATGACGCGGGCCCAGCGCGCCGTGTCCTCCTTCACGTACGCACCCAGCTCCTGCGGCGTGCTCGGCGCCGGTTCGGCGCCCTGCGCACGCAGCTTGCCAGCCACGGCGGGGTCGTTCAGGGCGCCTTGCAGCGCCGCGCTCACCTTGTTCACGGCGTCGGCGGGCGTGCGCGCCGGTGCGAACACCGCGTACCAGATGTCGTAGGTGAACTCGGGCAGGCCGGCTTCGGCGAAGGTCGGCACGTTCGGCAGCAGCGGCGAACGCTTCGCGCTGGCCACCGCCAGCGGCACCAGCTTGCCGGCCTGGATGTGCTGGGCGACGCTGGGCACCGCATTGATCCCGAGCTGGACGACGCCCGCCAGCAGCTCGTTCACCGAAGGCGCTGCGCCCTTGTAGGGAACGTGCACCATCTCCGTCTTCGTCAGCAGCTCGAACATCTCCATCGACAAGTGGTTCGGGCTGCCGGTGCCGCTGGAGCTGAAGTTCAGGCGCCCGGGCTGCCTGCGCGCCAGCGCGACCAGCTCCGGCACCGTCTTCACGCCCAGCGAGGGATGCGCCGTCAGCACCGGTACGTTGAACAGCACGCGGCCCACGGGCGTGAAGTCGCGCGCCGGGTTGTACGCGAGGTGCGTGTTCAGCAGCGGTCCTGTCACCATGTTGGAGCCCGCGCCCAGCAGGAAGGTGTAGCCGTCCGGCGCCGCCATCGCAGCCGCCTGCACGCCCGGGATCCCCGGCTTGTTCTCGATGATGACGGGCTGGCCCAGCGACTCGGACATCTTCTGGGTGACGACCCGCAGCGCGTTGTCCGCCGCCGCGCCGGGCGGAAAGGGGATGACCAGGCGCACGGGCCGCTCGGGGTAGCCCGCGGCCTGCGCCGGCGCCAGGACGGCCGCCAGGGCGCAGGCGCCCAACAACTTCCAGGTCTGCATGGAACCGTACTCCGTGTTCGAAGGCGACGCGATTCTGTGGGACGCCGCGGGAGCGCACAACGGTATGAGCGCCCCGCATGGCCCTATGCGCGGACTGTGGCAGCATCCGCAGGCCATGAACCTCCGGCAGCTCGAGGCCTTCCAGGCCATCATGACCAGCGGATCGACGATCGCGGCCGGCGAGCAGCTGGGCCTGTCGCAGTCGGCGATCAGCCGCATGCTCGCGCAGCTCGAAGAGGACCTGGGCCTGCGCCTGTTCGCGCGCCAGAAGGGCCGGCTGGTGCCCACGCCCGAGGCCGAAGCGCTGCTGCCTGACGCGCAGCGCGTGGTCGAATCGGCCCTGGGTTTCCGCCGCCACTCGGAGCAGCTGCGCCTGGGCGGCTTCCAGCGCAAGCTGCTGAAGGTGGCGGTGCCGAACACGCTCGCGTCCGAAATGATGCCGGCGCTGGTGCGGCAATTCATGGCCGAAAGGCCCGACGTGGTGCTGGAGGTGCTGTCCACCAGCTACGGCGAAGCGGCGCGGGCCGTCGTCGGGCGCGACGTGGACCTGGCCATGGTGCAGCTGCCGGCCGACATTCCGGGCCTCGCGCTGCTCGCCACGCTGGAGACGGACATCGTCTGCGTGCTGCCCGAGGGCCACCGGCTGGCCACCCGCGAATCGCTGGGGCCCGCGGATCTCGAAGCGGAGCCGCTGGTGTTCCTGGGCCGCCAGCGCCAGCTGCGCCACGAGATCGACCAGGCTTTCCGGCAGGCCCGCGTGCTGCCGCGCGTGGCGGCCGAAGTGCATTCGGTGGGCGTGGCCTGCAGCTTCGTCGCCGCGGGGCTGGGGTTAGCCCTGGTGAATGGCCTGATCGCGAGCTATTGCGACCGGCTGCCGCTGGTGCTGCGGCCTTTCAGGCCGTGCATCGGCACGCAGCTGGGGCTGGCGGCGCTGGAGGGGACGGGTTCAGGCAGCCTTTGCACGGCCTTTGCGCAAAGGATGATGGAAGCCGTGCGTGAGCGCGCGGCGGGGCACACGCGCGTGCTCGCGTAGAGGTTTTACGGTTTCGGCACGCCCAGCTCGCGCAGCTTTTCCTGGCAGACCTGGCGAAACACGTCGACCGCGCGGTCGATCAGCGCGTGCGTGATCGTCAACGGCGGCGCGAAGCGGATCACCGTTGCGTGCGTTTCCTTCGACAGCACCCCGCCGCGCGCCAGCCGTTCGACCAGCTGGCGAGCCGTGGCACAGGATGGTTCCAGGTCCACGCCCACCCACAGGCCGCGCCCGCGCACGTCGCGGATCAGCGGCTGCACCTCGGCCTGCACCTCGCGCAGGCGGGCGAACAGGTAGTCGCCCTTTTCCGCGCA
Encoded proteins:
- a CDS encoding Bug family tripartite tricarboxylate transporter substrate binding protein; this encodes MQTWKLLGACALAAVLAPAQAAGYPERPVRLVIPFPPGAAADNALRVVTQKMSESLGQPVIIENKPGIPGVQAAAMAAPDGYTFLLGAGSNMVTGPLLNTHLAYNPARDFTPVGRVLFNVPVLTAHPSLGVKTVPELVALARRQPGRLNFSSSGTGSPNHLSMEMFELLTKTEMVHVPYKGAAPSVNELLAGVVQLGINAVPSVAQHIQAGKLVPLAVASAKRSPLLPNVPTFAEAGLPEFTYDIWYAVFAPARTPADAVNKVSAALQGALNDPAVAGKLRAQGAEPAPSTPQELGAYVKEDTARWARVIKERNLKLE
- a CDS encoding LysR family transcriptional regulator; this encodes MNLRQLEAFQAIMTSGSTIAAGEQLGLSQSAISRMLAQLEEDLGLRLFARQKGRLVPTPEAEALLPDAQRVVESALGFRRHSEQLRLGGFQRKLLKVAVPNTLASEMMPALVRQFMAERPDVVLEVLSTSYGEAARAVVGRDVDLAMVQLPADIPGLALLATLETDIVCVLPEGHRLATRESLGPADLEAEPLVFLGRQRQLRHEIDQAFRQARVLPRVAAEVHSVGVACSFVAAGLGLALVNGLIASYCDRLPLVLRPFRPCIGTQLGLAALEGTGSGSLCTAFAQRMMEAVRERAAGHTRVLA